A window of Mangifera indica cultivar Alphonso chromosome 11, CATAS_Mindica_2.1, whole genome shotgun sequence contains these coding sequences:
- the LOC123228542 gene encoding heavy metal-associated isoprenylated plant protein 24-like, producing the protein MGVQGTLEYLSDLLSSVKRKKKMKRTQTVALKIRMDCEGCVRKVKRVLSSVKGAKSVEVDLKQQKATVTGYVDPKKVLAAAKSTKKKVEIWPYVPYTLVANPYISQAYDKKAPANHVRAVPATATITETTVNDTYITMFSDENPNACSIM; encoded by the exons ATGGGAGTTCAGGGTACTTTGGAATATCTTTCTGATTTACTAAGCAGTgtaaaaaggaagaagaagatgaagcgAACGCAGACAGTAGCACTTAAAATAAGGATGGATTGTGAAGGCTGTGTGCGGAAGGTCAAGCGTGTACTCTCTTCTGTAAAAG GAGCCAAATCCGTGGAGGTGGACTTGAAACAACAGAAGGCCACTGTAACCGGATACGTTGACCCGAAGAAAGTGTTGGCAGCTGCTAAGTCGACTAAGAAGAAGGTGGAGATATGGCCGTACGTCCCCTACACTCTGGTGGCAAATCCTTATATTTCTCAGGCTTATGACAAGAAAGCTCCTGCTAATCACGTGAGGGCCGTTCCAGCCACCGCCACCATCACCGAGACCACGGTGAACGACACTTACATCACCATGTTCAGCGATGAAAACCCTAATGCTTGTTCAATAATGTGA
- the LOC123228543 gene encoding aspartic proteinase-like protein 1 isoform X1: protein MANRLVMLLVSLLSYLLFDGSAAVTFSSKLIHRFSDEAKERWISRGGNASVAGMWPKKESVEFMDLLLLNDLKRQKMRVDLQSSNKSQYQLLFPSQGSHTLYFGNQFYWLHYTWIDIGTPNVSFLVALDAGSNILWVPCQCIECAPLSASNYTSLERDLSEFDPTISSSSKNLSCGDQLCKPHSNCKSLKDPCPYIAQYASQDTTSSGYLVEDVLHLASVSNYASKSSVQASVIIGCGRKQTGSYLDGAAPDGLMGLGLGDISVPTLLAKAGFIPNSFSICFDENDSGRIFFGDQGPASQQSTPFLPIGEKYDTYFVEVESYCVGSSCLQQSGFKALVDSGSSFTFLPTNVYDNVISKFDKLVTAKKIYLQGNSWKNCYNASSKELRSIPNMRLIFTANQSFVVHNHKYIFPENQGFTVFCLTVMPADGDFGIIGQNFMMGHRMVFDRENFKLGWSLSNCEDVSDRTHVHLVPPPDGGSPTPLPTNEQQSTSNASTVSPATGKRGSSKSSALSILQLHSLFLQMSLLILLICLFQPSD, encoded by the exons ATGGCGAATCGTCTGGTTATGTTGCTGGTCTCTTTGTTAAGTTACTTGTTGTTCGATGGATCGGCTGCTGTCACGTTTTCTTCGAAGCTGATTCACCGATTTTCCGACGAAGCGAAAGAGAGATGGATTTCGAGAGGTGGTAACGCGTCGGTTGCTGGTATGTGGCCGAAGAAGGAAAGTGTGGAGTTTATGGACTTGCTTTTGCTTAACGACTTGAAACGGCAGAAAATGAGAGTGGATTTACAAAGTAGTAACAAGTCGCAGTATCAATTGCTGTTTCCCTCTCAAGGAAGCCATACTCTGTACTTCGGAAATCAGTTTTATTG GTTGCATTACACGTGGATTGACATAGGGACACCAAACGTTTCGTTTCTGGTTGCATTGGATGCTGGAAGTAATATTTTATGGGTCCCATGTCAATGTATAGAATGCGCTCCGTTGTCTGCCAGTAACTATACTTCTTTG GAAAGAGATCTGAGTGAGTTTGATCCGACAATTTCCAGCAGCAGCAAAAACCTATCGTGCGGTGATCAGTTATGCAAGCCCCACTCAAACTGCAAAAGCTTGAAGGACCCCTGCCCTTACATTGCTCAGTATGCTTCACAAGATACCACAAGTTCTGGATATCTGGTTGAAGATGTACTACACTTGGCATCAGTTAGCAATTATGCATCCAAAAGTTCAGTGCAAGCATCAGTAATTATAGG CTGTGGTAGGAAGCAAACTGGCAGTTATTTGGATGGAGCAGCTCCGGATGGACTAATGGGGTTGGGACTTGGAGACATTTCGGTACCAACTTTGCTTGCTAAAGCAGGATTTATTCCGAATTCTTTCTCAATTTGTTTTGATGAGAATGATTCAGGAAGAATTTTCTTTGGAGATCAAGGGCCTGCCTCTCAACAGTCCACTCCATTCTTGCCCATAGGAGAAAAATA TGACACCTATTTTGTTGAGGTGGAGTCTTACTGTGTTGGAAGTTCTTGTCTTCAGCAATCTGGATTCAAAGCATTGGTTGATAGTGGTTCATCGTTCACATTTCTTCCAACTAACGTATATGATAATGTTATTTCAAAG TTTGACAAACTTGTGACtgctaaaaaaatttatcttcaaggAAATTCCTGGAAGAACTGCTACAATGCCAG TTCAAAGGAGCTGCGTAGCATTCCCAACATGAGGCTCATATTTACTGCAAACCAAAGCTTTGTAGTCCATAATCACAAATATATCTTTCCTGAAAATCAG GGATTTACCGTATTCTGTTTAACTGTGATGCCTGCAGATGGAGACTTTGGCATTATAGGAC AAAACTTCATGATGGGCCATCGCATGGTCTTTGATAGGGAAAATTTTAAGTTGGGTTGGTCACTTTCCAATT GTGAAGATGTGAGTGACAGGACACATGTACATCTTGTGCCACCGCCTGATGGTGGATCTCCAACCCCGTTGCCAACCAATGAGCAACAGAGCACCAGTAATGCCAGCACTGTTTCACCTGCCACTGGCAAAAGGGGTTCGTCAAAGTCCTCAGCATTGTCAATCCTGCAACTTCATTCTCTGTTCCTTCAAATGAGTTTATTGATACTGTTAATATGTTTGTTCCAACCATCCGATTAA
- the LOC123228543 gene encoding aspartic proteinase-like protein 1 isoform X2, with protein MANRLVMLLVSLLSYLLFDGSAAVTFSSKLIHRFSDEAKERWISRGGNASVAGMWPKKESVEFMDLLLLNDLKRQKMRVDLQSSNKSQYQLLFPSQGSHTLYFGNQFYWLHYTWIDIGTPNVSFLVALDAGSNILWVPCQCIECAPLSASNYTSLERDLSEFDPTISSSSKNLSCGDQLCKPHSNCKSLKDPCPYIAQYASQDTTSSGYLVEDVLHLASVSNYASKSSVQASVIIGCGRKQTGSYLDGAAPDGLMGLGLGDISVPTLLAKAGFIPNSFSICFDENDSGRIFFGDQGPASQQSTPFLPIGEKYDTYFVEVESYCVGSSCLQQSGFKALVDSGSSFTFLPTNVYDNVISKGFTVFCLTVMPADGDFGIIGQNFMMGHRMVFDRENFKLGWSLSNCEDVSDRTHVHLVPPPDGGSPTPLPTNEQQSTSNASTVSPATGKRGSSKSSALSILQLHSLFLQMSLLILLICLFQPSD; from the exons ATGGCGAATCGTCTGGTTATGTTGCTGGTCTCTTTGTTAAGTTACTTGTTGTTCGATGGATCGGCTGCTGTCACGTTTTCTTCGAAGCTGATTCACCGATTTTCCGACGAAGCGAAAGAGAGATGGATTTCGAGAGGTGGTAACGCGTCGGTTGCTGGTATGTGGCCGAAGAAGGAAAGTGTGGAGTTTATGGACTTGCTTTTGCTTAACGACTTGAAACGGCAGAAAATGAGAGTGGATTTACAAAGTAGTAACAAGTCGCAGTATCAATTGCTGTTTCCCTCTCAAGGAAGCCATACTCTGTACTTCGGAAATCAGTTTTATTG GTTGCATTACACGTGGATTGACATAGGGACACCAAACGTTTCGTTTCTGGTTGCATTGGATGCTGGAAGTAATATTTTATGGGTCCCATGTCAATGTATAGAATGCGCTCCGTTGTCTGCCAGTAACTATACTTCTTTG GAAAGAGATCTGAGTGAGTTTGATCCGACAATTTCCAGCAGCAGCAAAAACCTATCGTGCGGTGATCAGTTATGCAAGCCCCACTCAAACTGCAAAAGCTTGAAGGACCCCTGCCCTTACATTGCTCAGTATGCTTCACAAGATACCACAAGTTCTGGATATCTGGTTGAAGATGTACTACACTTGGCATCAGTTAGCAATTATGCATCCAAAAGTTCAGTGCAAGCATCAGTAATTATAGG CTGTGGTAGGAAGCAAACTGGCAGTTATTTGGATGGAGCAGCTCCGGATGGACTAATGGGGTTGGGACTTGGAGACATTTCGGTACCAACTTTGCTTGCTAAAGCAGGATTTATTCCGAATTCTTTCTCAATTTGTTTTGATGAGAATGATTCAGGAAGAATTTTCTTTGGAGATCAAGGGCCTGCCTCTCAACAGTCCACTCCATTCTTGCCCATAGGAGAAAAATA TGACACCTATTTTGTTGAGGTGGAGTCTTACTGTGTTGGAAGTTCTTGTCTTCAGCAATCTGGATTCAAAGCATTGGTTGATAGTGGTTCATCGTTCACATTTCTTCCAACTAACGTATATGATAATGTTATTTCAAAG GGATTTACCGTATTCTGTTTAACTGTGATGCCTGCAGATGGAGACTTTGGCATTATAGGAC AAAACTTCATGATGGGCCATCGCATGGTCTTTGATAGGGAAAATTTTAAGTTGGGTTGGTCACTTTCCAATT GTGAAGATGTGAGTGACAGGACACATGTACATCTTGTGCCACCGCCTGATGGTGGATCTCCAACCCCGTTGCCAACCAATGAGCAACAGAGCACCAGTAATGCCAGCACTGTTTCACCTGCCACTGGCAAAAGGGGTTCGTCAAAGTCCTCAGCATTGTCAATCCTGCAACTTCATTCTCTGTTCCTTCAAATGAGTTTATTGATACTGTTAATATGTTTGTTCCAACCATCCGATTAA
- the LOC123229665 gene encoding uncharacterized protein LOC123229665 — protein MQSPKSSDIELGHHHNSRVMRSNLVSHPLSPSFSSQMGDYIGTESCLDSKNYKHLLTENREDENNGARVQNYVRGKRDQRCSMKQKKKKEFPPPISLLARTENQTSRMPFVLKRYYTNDGRLILREERLRHYEYFIKAYRSNGHLTLQLVHLDDDVLAPPFSDENENEVDEPYCNAEEEQVEEATDDFVENGEKKIVRKNTEEARAKYESKIAKSSVENGSVPRAMGENGGGGKCLKYNSVGINSPCFLGMPVQAIKPVHT, from the coding sequence ATGCAGTCCCCAAAATCATCAGATATAGAACTTGGTCACCATCACAATTCTAGAGTTATGAGATCTAACCTGGTGTCACATCCACTATCACCATCGTTTTCTTCTCAGATGGGTGATTACATTGGTACGGAGAGCTGCCTCGACTCGAAGAATTATAAACATTTGCTTACGGAGAATAGAGAAGACGAGAATAATGGAGCACGGGTTCAGAATTATGTTCGTGGTAAGAGAGACCAACGATGTTCAatgaagcagaagaagaagaaagagtttCCTCCACCAATATCACTGCTTGCACGTACAGAGAACCAAACTTCGCGTATGCCGTTTGTGTTGAAGAGATACTACACAAATGATGGCCGTTTGATCCTTCGGGAAGAAAGGTTGAGACATTATGAGTATTTCATCAAGGCCTACAGATCCAATGGTCATCTCACATTGCAGCTTGTTCATCTAGATGACGATGTCTTGGCCCCTCCCTTTTccgatgaaaatgaaaatgaagtcGACGAACCATATTGCAATGCGGAAGAAGAACAAGTGGAAGAAGCGACTGATGATTTTGTCGAAAATGGTGAGAAGAAGATCGTACGTAAAAATACGGAAGAAGCGAGGGCAAAGTATGAATCTAAAATAGCCAAGTCGTCAGTTGAGAATGGGAGTGTTCCAAGAGCGATGGGTGAGAATGGCGGCGGCGGCAAGTGTTTGAAGTACAACAGCGTGGGAATAAACTCACCCTGTTTTCTAGGGATGCCAGTACAAGCAATCAAGCCGGTTCACACTTGA